In one window of Ptiloglossa arizonensis isolate GNS036 chromosome 5, iyPtiAriz1_principal, whole genome shotgun sequence DNA:
- the LOC143146629 gene encoding transcription elongation factor SPT6 isoform X1, translating to MADFLDSEAEESEEEEELNDNEKKKLKKLKAVEESEEEEEEDDEDRLREELKDLIDDNPIEESEGEDSDGSGVSKKRKKSDDEDFDDRLEDEDYDLIEENLGVKVERKRFKRLRRIQDEESEEEQEKEVDEDRDAIANELFEGSGDEREISMEDERRSERSHRPEMETFDEEGSEGEYTDADDFIVDDDGRPIAEKRKKKKPIFSDAALQEAQDIFGVDFDYDEFGKYGEEDYEEEEEEEEEDEYMDEEDAERPRRPKKQLKKKTTRKSIFEIYEPSELKRGHFTDMDNEVRNTDIPERMQLRSVPVTPVAEGSDELDLEAEWIYKQAFCRPTISIQDAHLNAEAKERARKGPQTIGKIKKALDFMRNQHFEVPFISFYRKEYVLPELNINDLWKVYKFDAKWCQLRQRKQNLLKLFEKMRNYQLDEIMKNPDAPLPDSVRVIKDDDIERLKNVQTSEELNDVYHHFMLYYSHEIPAMQESVRLKEKEARREARIQKRRQQIVDAEENGEDPPPEEEAEAEEEDEADETLKQAVRTGPYSICKRAGLDSLAKKFGLTPEHFAENLRDNYQRHEVDQEPTEPSTIANEYCSQILATPEEVVKASQLMVAIQLAREPLVRKCVREMYMERAKISIKPTRKGMKEIDENHPIYGMKYLKDKPVRDLVGDQFLNLAIAEDDKLITITMSDTIEGNTSSNYVDEMKQLYYRDEFSKNVQDWNTLRVGSVEMALTRMVIPTLKKELKTNLIAEAKECVMRACCRKMYNWIKVAPYACEFPEEEDEEWDTTKGLRVMGLAYVPDYSQAAFTCLIAPDGECTDYLRLPHLMKRKNSYREDEKTMKEADLLALRNFIATKKPHVVVIGGESREAMMIAADVKECIANLVEEEQFPAIQVEICDNELAKIYSNSNKGISEFRDYPELLRQAISLARRMQDPLVEFSQLCTADEEVLCLKYHGLQDQLPKDDLLENLYLEFVNRVNEVGVDVNKAVQQAYCGNLVQFVCGLGPRKGQALIKMLKQTNQRLENRTQLVTACHMGPKVFINCAGFIKIDTNSLGDSTEAYVEVLDGSRVHPETYEWARKMAVDALEYDDEDANPAGALEEILESPERLKDLDLDAFAEELERQGFGNKCVTLYDIRAELNCRYKDLRVAYQSLSAERLFDILTKETPETFYVGKLVLATVVGISHRKPQGDQLDQANPVRNDETGLWQCPFCLKNDFPELSEVWNHFDAGACPGKATGVRLRLDNGISGYVHIKNLSDKHVANPEERVSIGQIIHCRVIKIEVERFSVECTSKSSDLADKNHEWRPQRDPFYDTDAEQKDIKVEEDAKKAKQRQTYVKRVIVHPSFHNISFAEAEKLMQTMKQGEAIVRPSSKGADHLTVTWKVTDDIYQHIDVREEGKENAFSLGQSLWIGNEEFEDLDEIIARHVNPMAAYGSELLDFKYYKPTVEGIKDKAEEILKEQKKENPGGIPYIISAAKNYPGKFLLSYLPRTRCRHEYVTVSPEGFRFRGQMFGRVNDLFRWFKEHFRDPVPGQSTPSTPRGAMTSRTPYHTTPGAVSGMNQEAIQRVAQNLPHHMLHSLSQVANQTPHHYPPHTPGTASAAGYGGVHTYPNTPYTPSGQTPFMTPYQTPHHTPHHGQPTPRYGQQTPNHQQGPFIHPPPPSVTTPSHHRSTPSHRPTPPMSTPGDPMDWKKAAEAWARLKSGPRVSGSTPRYEESRKTPRNYEESVGRTTPRNRTSARTPSYKSPRGTPHTNSSPRSMSLSGDGTPLYDES from the exons ATGGccgatttcttagattcagaagCAGAAGAAAGCGAG gaggaggaggagttaAACGATAATGAGAAAAAGAAACTCAAAAAGTTAAAGGCCGTGGAAGAAAGtgaggaagaagaggaggaag ATGACGAAGATCGATTGCGCGAAGAACTTAAAGATCTTATAGACGACAATCCTATAGAAGAGAGCGAAGGGGAAGATAGTGATGGTTCCGGAGTCTCTAAGAAACGTAAAAAGAGTGACGATGAAGATTTTGACGATCGCCTGGAGGATGAAGATTATGATCTTATAGAAGAAAACTTAGGTGTCAAAGTCGAGAGG AAACGTTTCAAACGCCTCCGCAGGATTCAAGATGAGGAATCAGAGGAGGAACAGGAGAAAGAGGTTGATGAAGATAGAGATGCTATCGCAAATGAGCTTTTCGAAGGCTCCGGAGAT GAAAGAGAAATTAGTATG GAAGATGAAAGGAGAAGCGAACGCAGTCATAGACCCGAAATGGAAACCTTTGATGAAGAAGGTAGCGAAGGAGAATATACAGATGCGGATGATTTTATCGTTGACGACGATGGTAGACCAATTGCtgagaaacgtaaaaagaaaaaaccgatATTTTCCGATGCAGCTTTGCAAGAAGCTCAAGACATTTTCGGCGTTGATTTCGATTACGATGAATTTGGTAAATACGGAGAAGAAGACtatgaagaagaagaggaggaagaagaagaagatgaatatATGGATGAAGAGGATGCTGAGAGACCGAGAAGACCGAAAAAACAGTTGAAGAAGAAAACCACGAGAAAAagtatatttgaaatttatgagCCCAGCGAACTCAAACGTGGTCATTTCACGGATATGGACAATGAAGTGCGCAACACGGATATACCAGAGAGAATGCAACTTCGATCGGTTCCTGTTACACCAGTTGCAGAGGGTTCCGACGAACTAGACCTTGAGGCAGAATGGATCTATAAACAGGCATTTTGTCGACCAACTATTTCGATTCAAGACGCTCATTTAAACGCAGAGGCTAAGGAAAGAGCACGAAAAGGGCCTCAAACGATCGGGAAAATTAAAAAAGCTTTGGATTTCATGCGAAACCAACACTTTGAAGTTCCTTTCATATCGTTTTACAGGAAAGAATACGTTCTTCCAGAACTAAATATCAACGATCTCTGGAAGGTGTACAAATTTGACGCGAAATGGTGTCAACTTCGTCAGAGAAAAcagaatttgttaaaattattcgagaaaATGAGAAACTATCAGCTGGATGAGATTATGAAAAATCCAGACGCTCCTTTGCCGGATAGTGTACGAGTCATTAAAGACGATGACATAGAACGACTTAAAAACGTGCAAACTAGCGAAGAACTAAACGACGTTTATCATCACTTTATGTTGTACTACAGCCACGAAATTCCAGCAATGCAGGAGTCTGTACGGTTAAAAGAGAAGGAAGCGCGACGGGAAGCAAGGATTCAGAAACGAAGGCAACAGATCGTGGATGCTGAGGAAAACGGCGAAGATCCTCCGCCGGAAGAAGAAGCGGAAGCAGAGGAAGAAGACGAAGCGGATGAAACGTTGAAACAAGCAGTACGGACTGGTCCGTATTCTATCTGTAAACGAGCCGGTCTCGACAGCCTTGCAAAGAAATTCGGCCTTACTCCGGAGCATTTTGCTGAAAATTTACGAGACAATTATCAACGACACGAAGTGGATCAAGAACCCACGGAGCCTTCGACCATTGCCAACGAATACTGCAGTCAGATATTGGCTACTCCGGAAGAAGTGGTGAAAGCCTCTCAATTAATGGTAGCTATACAGTTGGCGCGTGAACCTCTGGTAAGAAAATGTGTGAGGGAAATGTACATGGAAAGGGCAAAAATATCTATCAAACCCACGAGAAAGGGAATGAAGGAAATAGACGAGAACCATCCAATTTACGGGATGAAATATCTGAAGGATAAACCCGTACGCGATCTCGTCGGCGATCAGTTTTTAAATTTGGCCATAGCCGAGGATGATAAACTGATCACAATTACGATGAGCGATACCATCGAGGGGAACACTAGTAGCAATTACGTTGACGAGATGAAGCAGCTCTACTATCGGGACGAGTTTAGTAAAAATGTTCAGGATTGGAACACCCTGAGAGTTGGAAGCGTTGAAATGGCGCTGACGCGTATGGTTATACCGACTCTTAAGAAAGAGCTGAAAACGAACCTTATTGCGGAAGCCAAAGAATGCGTGATGAGAGCATGTTGTCGTAAAATGTACAATTGGATCAAGGTCGCCCCTTATGCATGCGAGTTCCCGGAAGAGGAAGACGAAGAATGGGACACTACCAAGGGACTTAGAGTGATGGGCTTAGCTTACGTCCCAGATTACTCTCAGGCCGCGTTCACTTGTCTGATCGCTCCCGATGGAGAATGTACGGACTACTTGAGACTACCTCAcctaatgaaacgaaagaacagCTATCGAGAGGACGAGAAAACCATGAAGGAAGCCGATCTGTTGGCATTGCGGAACTTCATAGCCACCAAGAAGCCACACGTTGTCGTGATAGGAGGTGAATCGAGGGAGGCAATGATGATCGCGGCCGACGTTAAAGAGTGCATCGCGAACCTGGTAGAGGAAGAGCAGTTTCCAGCTATTCAAGTAGAAATTTGCGACAACGAACTTGCCAAAATATACTCAAACAGTAACAAAGGTATATCCGAATTCCGGGATTATCCAGAATTACTGCGTCAGGCCATCTCACTGGCTAGAAGGATGCAAGACCCGTTGGTGGAATTTTCTCAATTATGCACAGCGGACGAAGAGGTCTTGTGCCTCAAGTACCATGGCTTACAGGATCAGCTGCCAAAGGACGACCTTCTTGAGAATTTATATCTGGAGTTTGTGAATCGTGTGAACGAGGTTGGAGTTGACGTGAACAAGGCAGTGCAACAGGCTTACTGTGGAAATTTGGTGCAATTCGTGTGCGGCTTGGGACCAAGGAAGGGTCAAGCTTTGATCAAAATGCTGAAACAAACAAATCAGAGGTTAGAGAACAGAACGCAACTGGTAACTGCCTGTCACATGGGACCAAAGGTTTTCATTAATTGCGCGGGTTTTATCAAGATAGATACAAACAGTCTAGGGGACAGCACCGAAGCGTACGTGGAGGTGCTTGATGGATCACGTGTGCATCCAGAAACATACGAATGGGCGAGGAAAATGGCAGTGGATGCGTTGGAGTACGACGACGAGGATGCGAATCCTGCTGGCGCGCTCGAAGAGATCCTGGAGTCCCCTGAAAGACTGAAAGATCTAGATTTGGACGCGTTCGCGGAAGAGCTCGAAAGACAAGGTTTTGGCAACAAGTGTGTTACGTTGTACGACATCAGAGCGGAATTAAATTGCAGATACAAAGATTTACGGGTAGCGTATCAGTCGCTCAGCGCGGAGAGATTGTTCGATATTTTGACAAAAGAAACGCCGGAGACATTTTATGTGGGTAAATTGGTCTTGGCGACAGTGGTAGGGATCAGTCATAGGAAACCACAAGGGGATCAATTGGATCAAGCCAATCCCGTAAGGAACGATGAAACCGGTTTGTGGCAATGTccattttgtttgaaaaatgattttcccGAACTCTCCGAAGTATGGAATCATTTCGATGCCGGAGCATGTCCAGGAAAAGCTACCGGCGTTCGATTGAGATTGGACAATGGAATATCCGGTTATGTTCACATAAAGAATTTATCCGACAAACACGTCGCGAATCCCGAAGAGAGGGTGAGCATAGGGCAAATAATTCATTGTCGCGTAATAAAAATCGAGGTGGAACGATTTAGCGTTGAATGTACGAGCAAGAGTAGCGACCTCGCGGACAAGAACCATGAATGGAG GCCGCAAAGGGATCCGTTTTACGACACGGATGCGGAGCAAAAGGACATAAAGGTCGAAGAAGACGCGAAGAAGGCTAAGCAACGTCAGACTTACGTTAAACGAGTAATCGTTCATCCGTCTTTCCACAATATTAGTTTCGCGGAAGCCGAGAAGTTGATGCAAACTATGAAACAGGGAGAGGCGATAGTTAGGCCAAGCAGCAAGGGTGCGGACCATTTAACGGTCACGTGGAAAGTAACCGACGATATTTATCAACACATCGACGTCAGAGAGGAGGGAAAAGAAAATGCGTTTTCTCTAGGACAGAGTCTATGGATCGGAAACGAGGAATTCGAAGACTTGGATGAAATTATAGCAAGGCACGTCAACCCGATGGCTGCGTATGGTTCGGAACTATTGGACTTCAAGTATTATAAACCGACCGTAGAAGGTATCAAAGATAAAGCAGAGGAAATATTGAAggaacaaaagaaagaaaatcctGGAGGAATTCCGTACATAATATCCGCTGCAAAG AATTATCCTGGAAAATTTCTTCTGTCTTATCTTCCACGAACTCGATGTCGCCACGAGTACGTGACAGTGTCGCCGGAAGGATTTCGGTTCAGGGGACAAATGTTCGGCAGAGTGAACGATCTGTTCCGTTGGTTCAAAGAACACTTTCGAGATCCCGTCCCCGGACAGTCTACCCCTAGTACCCCGCGAGGCGCTATGACCTCTAGAACACCTTACCATACGACACCAGGAGCAGTGAGCG GAATGAATCAAGAAGCGATACAAAGAGTGGCGCAAAATCTCCCTCATCATATGTTACATTCTTTGTCACAAGTAGCGAATCAAACTCCTCACCACTATCCACCGCATACTCCAGGAACTGCAAGCGCAGCTGGTTATGGTGGAGTCCACACTTATCCAAATACACCGTATACACCTTCTGGTCAAACACCTTTTATGACACCGTACCAAACACCCCATCATACACCGCACCATGGTCAACCGACTCCTAGATACGGACAACAAACGCCCAATCACCAGCAGGGTCCTTTCATTCATCCACCTCCTCCTTCGGTTACTACTCCAAGTCATCATAGATCCACTCCTTCTCACAGACCTACGCCACCTATGTCGACACCCGGCGATCCTATGGATTGGAAAAAGGCAGCAGAAGCCTGGGCGAGATTGAAAAGCGGTCCCCGTGTATC CGGTTCTACCCCAAGATACGAGGAGTCCAGAAAAACTCCGCGGAATTATGAAGAATCTGTTGGAAGAACAACGCCACGAAACAGAACTTCGGCCCGAACTCCTTCTTATAAATCTCCTCGAGGTACACCACACACCAATTCTAGTCCCCGGAGTATGTCTCTTAGCGGAGATGGTACTCCTCTATACGATGAAAGCTAA
- the LOC143146629 gene encoding transcription elongation factor SPT6 isoform X2, with translation MADFLDSEAEESEEEEELNDNEKKKLKKLKAVEESEEEEEEDDEDRLREELKDLIDDNPIEESEGEDSDGSGVSKKRKKSDDEDFDDRLEDEDYDLIEENLGVKVERKRFKRLRRIQDEESEEEQEKEVDEDRDAIANELFEGSGDEDERRSERSHRPEMETFDEEGSEGEYTDADDFIVDDDGRPIAEKRKKKKPIFSDAALQEAQDIFGVDFDYDEFGKYGEEDYEEEEEEEEEDEYMDEEDAERPRRPKKQLKKKTTRKSIFEIYEPSELKRGHFTDMDNEVRNTDIPERMQLRSVPVTPVAEGSDELDLEAEWIYKQAFCRPTISIQDAHLNAEAKERARKGPQTIGKIKKALDFMRNQHFEVPFISFYRKEYVLPELNINDLWKVYKFDAKWCQLRQRKQNLLKLFEKMRNYQLDEIMKNPDAPLPDSVRVIKDDDIERLKNVQTSEELNDVYHHFMLYYSHEIPAMQESVRLKEKEARREARIQKRRQQIVDAEENGEDPPPEEEAEAEEEDEADETLKQAVRTGPYSICKRAGLDSLAKKFGLTPEHFAENLRDNYQRHEVDQEPTEPSTIANEYCSQILATPEEVVKASQLMVAIQLAREPLVRKCVREMYMERAKISIKPTRKGMKEIDENHPIYGMKYLKDKPVRDLVGDQFLNLAIAEDDKLITITMSDTIEGNTSSNYVDEMKQLYYRDEFSKNVQDWNTLRVGSVEMALTRMVIPTLKKELKTNLIAEAKECVMRACCRKMYNWIKVAPYACEFPEEEDEEWDTTKGLRVMGLAYVPDYSQAAFTCLIAPDGECTDYLRLPHLMKRKNSYREDEKTMKEADLLALRNFIATKKPHVVVIGGESREAMMIAADVKECIANLVEEEQFPAIQVEICDNELAKIYSNSNKGISEFRDYPELLRQAISLARRMQDPLVEFSQLCTADEEVLCLKYHGLQDQLPKDDLLENLYLEFVNRVNEVGVDVNKAVQQAYCGNLVQFVCGLGPRKGQALIKMLKQTNQRLENRTQLVTACHMGPKVFINCAGFIKIDTNSLGDSTEAYVEVLDGSRVHPETYEWARKMAVDALEYDDEDANPAGALEEILESPERLKDLDLDAFAEELERQGFGNKCVTLYDIRAELNCRYKDLRVAYQSLSAERLFDILTKETPETFYVGKLVLATVVGISHRKPQGDQLDQANPVRNDETGLWQCPFCLKNDFPELSEVWNHFDAGACPGKATGVRLRLDNGISGYVHIKNLSDKHVANPEERVSIGQIIHCRVIKIEVERFSVECTSKSSDLADKNHEWRPQRDPFYDTDAEQKDIKVEEDAKKAKQRQTYVKRVIVHPSFHNISFAEAEKLMQTMKQGEAIVRPSSKGADHLTVTWKVTDDIYQHIDVREEGKENAFSLGQSLWIGNEEFEDLDEIIARHVNPMAAYGSELLDFKYYKPTVEGIKDKAEEILKEQKKENPGGIPYIISAAKNYPGKFLLSYLPRTRCRHEYVTVSPEGFRFRGQMFGRVNDLFRWFKEHFRDPVPGQSTPSTPRGAMTSRTPYHTTPGAVSGMNQEAIQRVAQNLPHHMLHSLSQVANQTPHHYPPHTPGTASAAGYGGVHTYPNTPYTPSGQTPFMTPYQTPHHTPHHGQPTPRYGQQTPNHQQGPFIHPPPPSVTTPSHHRSTPSHRPTPPMSTPGDPMDWKKAAEAWARLKSGPRVSGSTPRYEESRKTPRNYEESVGRTTPRNRTSARTPSYKSPRGTPHTNSSPRSMSLSGDGTPLYDES, from the exons ATGGccgatttcttagattcagaagCAGAAGAAAGCGAG gaggaggaggagttaAACGATAATGAGAAAAAGAAACTCAAAAAGTTAAAGGCCGTGGAAGAAAGtgaggaagaagaggaggaag ATGACGAAGATCGATTGCGCGAAGAACTTAAAGATCTTATAGACGACAATCCTATAGAAGAGAGCGAAGGGGAAGATAGTGATGGTTCCGGAGTCTCTAAGAAACGTAAAAAGAGTGACGATGAAGATTTTGACGATCGCCTGGAGGATGAAGATTATGATCTTATAGAAGAAAACTTAGGTGTCAAAGTCGAGAGG AAACGTTTCAAACGCCTCCGCAGGATTCAAGATGAGGAATCAGAGGAGGAACAGGAGAAAGAGGTTGATGAAGATAGAGATGCTATCGCAAATGAGCTTTTCGAAGGCTCCGGAGAT GAAGATGAAAGGAGAAGCGAACGCAGTCATAGACCCGAAATGGAAACCTTTGATGAAGAAGGTAGCGAAGGAGAATATACAGATGCGGATGATTTTATCGTTGACGACGATGGTAGACCAATTGCtgagaaacgtaaaaagaaaaaaccgatATTTTCCGATGCAGCTTTGCAAGAAGCTCAAGACATTTTCGGCGTTGATTTCGATTACGATGAATTTGGTAAATACGGAGAAGAAGACtatgaagaagaagaggaggaagaagaagaagatgaatatATGGATGAAGAGGATGCTGAGAGACCGAGAAGACCGAAAAAACAGTTGAAGAAGAAAACCACGAGAAAAagtatatttgaaatttatgagCCCAGCGAACTCAAACGTGGTCATTTCACGGATATGGACAATGAAGTGCGCAACACGGATATACCAGAGAGAATGCAACTTCGATCGGTTCCTGTTACACCAGTTGCAGAGGGTTCCGACGAACTAGACCTTGAGGCAGAATGGATCTATAAACAGGCATTTTGTCGACCAACTATTTCGATTCAAGACGCTCATTTAAACGCAGAGGCTAAGGAAAGAGCACGAAAAGGGCCTCAAACGATCGGGAAAATTAAAAAAGCTTTGGATTTCATGCGAAACCAACACTTTGAAGTTCCTTTCATATCGTTTTACAGGAAAGAATACGTTCTTCCAGAACTAAATATCAACGATCTCTGGAAGGTGTACAAATTTGACGCGAAATGGTGTCAACTTCGTCAGAGAAAAcagaatttgttaaaattattcgagaaaATGAGAAACTATCAGCTGGATGAGATTATGAAAAATCCAGACGCTCCTTTGCCGGATAGTGTACGAGTCATTAAAGACGATGACATAGAACGACTTAAAAACGTGCAAACTAGCGAAGAACTAAACGACGTTTATCATCACTTTATGTTGTACTACAGCCACGAAATTCCAGCAATGCAGGAGTCTGTACGGTTAAAAGAGAAGGAAGCGCGACGGGAAGCAAGGATTCAGAAACGAAGGCAACAGATCGTGGATGCTGAGGAAAACGGCGAAGATCCTCCGCCGGAAGAAGAAGCGGAAGCAGAGGAAGAAGACGAAGCGGATGAAACGTTGAAACAAGCAGTACGGACTGGTCCGTATTCTATCTGTAAACGAGCCGGTCTCGACAGCCTTGCAAAGAAATTCGGCCTTACTCCGGAGCATTTTGCTGAAAATTTACGAGACAATTATCAACGACACGAAGTGGATCAAGAACCCACGGAGCCTTCGACCATTGCCAACGAATACTGCAGTCAGATATTGGCTACTCCGGAAGAAGTGGTGAAAGCCTCTCAATTAATGGTAGCTATACAGTTGGCGCGTGAACCTCTGGTAAGAAAATGTGTGAGGGAAATGTACATGGAAAGGGCAAAAATATCTATCAAACCCACGAGAAAGGGAATGAAGGAAATAGACGAGAACCATCCAATTTACGGGATGAAATATCTGAAGGATAAACCCGTACGCGATCTCGTCGGCGATCAGTTTTTAAATTTGGCCATAGCCGAGGATGATAAACTGATCACAATTACGATGAGCGATACCATCGAGGGGAACACTAGTAGCAATTACGTTGACGAGATGAAGCAGCTCTACTATCGGGACGAGTTTAGTAAAAATGTTCAGGATTGGAACACCCTGAGAGTTGGAAGCGTTGAAATGGCGCTGACGCGTATGGTTATACCGACTCTTAAGAAAGAGCTGAAAACGAACCTTATTGCGGAAGCCAAAGAATGCGTGATGAGAGCATGTTGTCGTAAAATGTACAATTGGATCAAGGTCGCCCCTTATGCATGCGAGTTCCCGGAAGAGGAAGACGAAGAATGGGACACTACCAAGGGACTTAGAGTGATGGGCTTAGCTTACGTCCCAGATTACTCTCAGGCCGCGTTCACTTGTCTGATCGCTCCCGATGGAGAATGTACGGACTACTTGAGACTACCTCAcctaatgaaacgaaagaacagCTATCGAGAGGACGAGAAAACCATGAAGGAAGCCGATCTGTTGGCATTGCGGAACTTCATAGCCACCAAGAAGCCACACGTTGTCGTGATAGGAGGTGAATCGAGGGAGGCAATGATGATCGCGGCCGACGTTAAAGAGTGCATCGCGAACCTGGTAGAGGAAGAGCAGTTTCCAGCTATTCAAGTAGAAATTTGCGACAACGAACTTGCCAAAATATACTCAAACAGTAACAAAGGTATATCCGAATTCCGGGATTATCCAGAATTACTGCGTCAGGCCATCTCACTGGCTAGAAGGATGCAAGACCCGTTGGTGGAATTTTCTCAATTATGCACAGCGGACGAAGAGGTCTTGTGCCTCAAGTACCATGGCTTACAGGATCAGCTGCCAAAGGACGACCTTCTTGAGAATTTATATCTGGAGTTTGTGAATCGTGTGAACGAGGTTGGAGTTGACGTGAACAAGGCAGTGCAACAGGCTTACTGTGGAAATTTGGTGCAATTCGTGTGCGGCTTGGGACCAAGGAAGGGTCAAGCTTTGATCAAAATGCTGAAACAAACAAATCAGAGGTTAGAGAACAGAACGCAACTGGTAACTGCCTGTCACATGGGACCAAAGGTTTTCATTAATTGCGCGGGTTTTATCAAGATAGATACAAACAGTCTAGGGGACAGCACCGAAGCGTACGTGGAGGTGCTTGATGGATCACGTGTGCATCCAGAAACATACGAATGGGCGAGGAAAATGGCAGTGGATGCGTTGGAGTACGACGACGAGGATGCGAATCCTGCTGGCGCGCTCGAAGAGATCCTGGAGTCCCCTGAAAGACTGAAAGATCTAGATTTGGACGCGTTCGCGGAAGAGCTCGAAAGACAAGGTTTTGGCAACAAGTGTGTTACGTTGTACGACATCAGAGCGGAATTAAATTGCAGATACAAAGATTTACGGGTAGCGTATCAGTCGCTCAGCGCGGAGAGATTGTTCGATATTTTGACAAAAGAAACGCCGGAGACATTTTATGTGGGTAAATTGGTCTTGGCGACAGTGGTAGGGATCAGTCATAGGAAACCACAAGGGGATCAATTGGATCAAGCCAATCCCGTAAGGAACGATGAAACCGGTTTGTGGCAATGTccattttgtttgaaaaatgattttcccGAACTCTCCGAAGTATGGAATCATTTCGATGCCGGAGCATGTCCAGGAAAAGCTACCGGCGTTCGATTGAGATTGGACAATGGAATATCCGGTTATGTTCACATAAAGAATTTATCCGACAAACACGTCGCGAATCCCGAAGAGAGGGTGAGCATAGGGCAAATAATTCATTGTCGCGTAATAAAAATCGAGGTGGAACGATTTAGCGTTGAATGTACGAGCAAGAGTAGCGACCTCGCGGACAAGAACCATGAATGGAG GCCGCAAAGGGATCCGTTTTACGACACGGATGCGGAGCAAAAGGACATAAAGGTCGAAGAAGACGCGAAGAAGGCTAAGCAACGTCAGACTTACGTTAAACGAGTAATCGTTCATCCGTCTTTCCACAATATTAGTTTCGCGGAAGCCGAGAAGTTGATGCAAACTATGAAACAGGGAGAGGCGATAGTTAGGCCAAGCAGCAAGGGTGCGGACCATTTAACGGTCACGTGGAAAGTAACCGACGATATTTATCAACACATCGACGTCAGAGAGGAGGGAAAAGAAAATGCGTTTTCTCTAGGACAGAGTCTATGGATCGGAAACGAGGAATTCGAAGACTTGGATGAAATTATAGCAAGGCACGTCAACCCGATGGCTGCGTATGGTTCGGAACTATTGGACTTCAAGTATTATAAACCGACCGTAGAAGGTATCAAAGATAAAGCAGAGGAAATATTGAAggaacaaaagaaagaaaatcctGGAGGAATTCCGTACATAATATCCGCTGCAAAG AATTATCCTGGAAAATTTCTTCTGTCTTATCTTCCACGAACTCGATGTCGCCACGAGTACGTGACAGTGTCGCCGGAAGGATTTCGGTTCAGGGGACAAATGTTCGGCAGAGTGAACGATCTGTTCCGTTGGTTCAAAGAACACTTTCGAGATCCCGTCCCCGGACAGTCTACCCCTAGTACCCCGCGAGGCGCTATGACCTCTAGAACACCTTACCATACGACACCAGGAGCAGTGAGCG GAATGAATCAAGAAGCGATACAAAGAGTGGCGCAAAATCTCCCTCATCATATGTTACATTCTTTGTCACAAGTAGCGAATCAAACTCCTCACCACTATCCACCGCATACTCCAGGAACTGCAAGCGCAGCTGGTTATGGTGGAGTCCACACTTATCCAAATACACCGTATACACCTTCTGGTCAAACACCTTTTATGACACCGTACCAAACACCCCATCATACACCGCACCATGGTCAACCGACTCCTAGATACGGACAACAAACGCCCAATCACCAGCAGGGTCCTTTCATTCATCCACCTCCTCCTTCGGTTACTACTCCAAGTCATCATAGATCCACTCCTTCTCACAGACCTACGCCACCTATGTCGACACCCGGCGATCCTATGGATTGGAAAAAGGCAGCAGAAGCCTGGGCGAGATTGAAAAGCGGTCCCCGTGTATC CGGTTCTACCCCAAGATACGAGGAGTCCAGAAAAACTCCGCGGAATTATGAAGAATCTGTTGGAAGAACAACGCCACGAAACAGAACTTCGGCCCGAACTCCTTCTTATAAATCTCCTCGAGGTACACCACACACCAATTCTAGTCCCCGGAGTATGTCTCTTAGCGGAGATGGTACTCCTCTATACGATGAAAGCTAA